A segment of the Streptomyces sp. L2 genome:
GGTAGGCGGCGCCGGCGAGTTCGTCGCGCAGGGCGGCGAGGGCCGGCCGGACGCGGCTGAGGAGCCGCTGGGCGCGGCCGGTGGTGTGCAGGGACTGCAGTTTGTCGCCGAGGACGTAGCCGCCGTCGTCCAGTTTGCGCACGTAGCCGTCGTGGACCAGCGTCCGCAGCAGGTGGTAGGCGGTGGCGAGCGGCAGGCCCGTGTCGCGCGCCAGCTGTTTCGCCGGCGCGCCGTTCTCGTGTGCGCTGACCTCCTCCAGCAGGCGGAGGGCGCGCTGCACGGACGTGATGAGGGTGGGGCTGTCGCGAGCAGCCATGGGACCAGGGTGCGCCGGGCACCGGGCGCGGGCAAGACGGGGCCGGTGCCCGGCGCACCCACCGGGCCGGTCCGCCGCCCGCGCACCCCTCGGGCGGGCGGCCGCCCGGCGCACCCTGGCCGGCGCCCCGCGGGCTCAGCCGGCCGCGCCTACCTGGAAGGAGAGGTCGTTGTCGACCGTGTAGTAGGCCCGCACGTCGGTGCCGTCGGTGCGGGCGGCCGGGTAGACGAACGATCCCTTGCGGTGCTCGACGTCGTCCAGGAGCCGGGCGACCCGGACGGGGGGTGCGTCGGGGGCGGGGTGGACGAAGACGTCCCAGAAGCCGCCGCCGGCCGTGGTGCCGGCGGCCAGCGCCCGGTGGTCGACGGTGAAGCGGAAGTCCCTGCCGTCTGCGCCCGCGTGGACCGGCGCGGTCTGCTCCCGGTCGCCGCCGCTGCCCCGCGGGCACAGCCGTACGACCGCTCCGTCGGCGAGGCGGGTGCCGTGCAGCCGGGCGTGGACGGTCGTGGACCGGTCGCCGACCTCGATGCGGCCGGCTTCCGCGTGGGCGGTGCGCAGCCAGGTCCGCAGCGCGAGGTAGCCGTCCTTCGTCGGGTAGGGGATCCGCGCGGCCACGGGTGCGGTCCGGTCCCTGAGGTGTCCGTCTACGAGGGCCCGCAGATCGCGCGGACCGGGTCGCAGGCGTTCTGGCTCGGCGTCCGGTGCGCGCAGGAGGTAAAGGTCCCAGCGGCCTTCGGCCAGCGGCGGGAGCGGGTCCAGGACGGCGCGCGTCTCGCCCTCGGCACCGGTTTCCAGGGTGAGGAGGCGCCGGTCCGTGTCGGGGCTGCCGGTGCCGGTGCGCCGTCGCAGCAGGAGCTGGGGGCGGGGGTCCGGCACGGGTGGGGTGAGGGTGAAGGCGATGTGGCCGTCGGGGCCGGCCAGGCAGTGTGCGCGCGGTTCCGTTCTGTCGTCCCCGGTCATCGGTGGTCCTTCCGCAGGGTGCGTCGGGCGCGGGCGGCGGCGGTCAGGGCGAGATCGCGGGCGGCGAAGCCGTGGCCGAGCAGCGCGCGGGTCCGGCCGCCCGGCGGCCGCGGCGTGCGCCGGCCCGCCGCGCGGGCGGCGACCGCCTCGGCCAGCAGGTGTTCCGCCTGTTCCACCACGGTGCCGGGGGCGAAGCGGGCGGCGTTCTCGAGGGCCGCCCGTCCCATGGTCCGGCGCCGTTCGTCGTCGCGGACGAGTTCCAGGAGGGCCGCGGTGAACGCGTCCCGGTCCCCGGTCGGGACCAGCCGGCCGTCGGTGCCGTCGGCGATGATCTCCGCGGGTCCGTGGGGGCAGTCGGTGCTCACGACGGGCAGGCCGCAGCGCATCGCCTCGACGATCGTCATGCCGAACGGCTCGAAGGAGGCGGCGGAAGCGGCGATGGACGCCTTCACCCACTCCGCCTCCATGGGGGTGGCGGCGCCCATGAGGAAGGCGTTGTTGCTCAGGCCGAGCCGCTCGATGAGGGCCCGCAGCGCGTCCCGCTGCGGGCCGGTGCCGTAGATGCGCAGGCTCCAGTCGGGGTGGGCGGCGGCCACGGGGGCGAACGCGTGGATGAGCAGGTCGTAGCGCTTGACCGGGACGAGCCGGCCGGCCGCGACGATGAGTTTCGCGCGGCCGTCCGCGGGCGGCAGTTCGGGGTCGGGGACGCTGTTCGGCAGTGCTTCGACGCGGACGCGCGGCAGGCTCATCATGCGCCGGTAGGCGCGGGCGTCCGCCTCCGTGACGGTGGTGAGCACGTCCAGGCGGCGGTAGGCCGGGCGCAGGGCGGTGCGCAGGCGCGGTGAATGGCGTTCCAGCGTGAGGTGTTCCTGTCCGATGCGGGCCACCCGGTCCGGTGCCTGGAGGGCGAGGTGCACGTTGAGGCCGGGGCGGGTGCCGACGACGGCGTCGGCGTCGGTCGTCTCCAAGTACGCGGCGATCCGCTGGTCGGTGAGCCGGCTGTACTCCCGGTAGCGGTATTCCGCGGCGGGGAACACCCTGGCCGGCTCCCGGTACAGGGCGTCGTCCTTCTCGTGGCGCTGGTCGACGAGGAAGCGCAGCGCGATCCGCGGGTCGGGGGTGAGTGCCGGCTGGTCCCGGCTGCGCAGCACGGAGACGATCTCCACGTCGTGCCGGTCGGCCAGGGCCTGGGCCAGATTGAAGGTGGTGGTGATCGTTCCTCCGATTCCGCACACGTTGTGGATCAGGAATGAGATCTTCATGCCGGTCCAGACTTCGTCAACTCGCGCGTGGTTGCGTGCCGTTACCACTTCGTGGCCCGTTCGGCCGTCCTGCGCCTCGATCGGCGGGTTACGCTCCCCCGGCATATGCCGGGGGAGAACAGCGAGGTGGGGGGCATGGTCGAGGGCGAGACGCCCGCGGCTGAGAAGCAGCCGCGTCCGGAGAAGCAGCCGCGTCCGGGCGTTCAGGCCGTCGTGGCGGTCGTGGCCATGGCGGGGCTCATGGGCGGGCTGTGGGGGCTCGGGAAGGTGCTGCCCGGCCAGTCCGGTGAGCAGGGGCCGGCCGCGTGCTCGCACTCGGACGAGCATCTGCCGGCGCGGTACGTCTCCGGGGCGAAGCTGTGCGCGGCGCTGAACCGGCCGGACCTGCCGGCGCTGCTGGGCACGCCGGCGGAGCAGGCGGAGACGGCGCAGGGCACCGGGAACTGGATCACCATGGCCGACGGGGAGAAGATCCCCGACCCGGAGGCGGAGGTCAGTCTGACGACGTACGCCGTGCAGCTGTCGGCGTCGTACGACGGTCTGCCGGTCGGTCGGACGGCGCGGCTGCTGAGCGCGGACGCGCGGTCCACCACGGTGCTGGGGCATCCGGCGGCGCTCTATTCGAGCCGCACCGTGCAGTTCACCTTCCGTTTCGACGGCGGGAAGTCCCGCGCGGATCCCGGCGGCGTCGCCCGCTGCCTGCTGGTGGCCAGGGACGTCAAGGAGGGCGGCGGCTCCTTCGAGATCGTCGTCTGGCGGCAGGACGACGTGCTGCCCGACGACGCGGCCCTGCTGCGGGTCGCGCGGAAGGTACTGCCGACGGTTCCGGGCTGGTCCGGCGGCTGACACGGCGCTGTTCGGGACGGGGCTGCTACCAGGCCAGTTCGTCGAACAGCGCCGTCGGGTCGGGTTCGGGGGCGGCCTCGCCCAGGTTCTGTTCGGCCCAGATCACCTTGCCGCGGGCCGTGTAGCGGGTGCCCCAGCGGGCGGCGAACTGGGAGACCAGGAACAGGCCGCGGCCGCCCTCGTCGGTGGTGGCGGCGCGCCGCAGCCGGGGCGAGGTGTTGCTGCCGTCGGAGACCTCGCAGATCAGGGTGCGGCCCAGGAGCAGCCGGACGCGGACGGGCGGGGCGCCGTAGCGGATCGCGTTGGTGAGCAGTTCGCTCAGGATGAGTTCGGTGGTGAACGCCGGCTCCTCCAGTCCCCATTCCGCGAGCCGGCGGCTGACGTCGGTGCGGACCCGGGAGACGGCGGTGACGTCGGACGGCACGTCCCAGGTGGCCACCTTGGCCGGGTCGAGCAGCCGAGTCCGGGCCACCAGCAGGGCCACGTCGTCGCTGGGGTGCCCGGGGAGCATGCGCTCGACCAGGACGCGGCACGTCTCCTCCGGGCTGGGGTCCGCTTCGGCGGCGGCCCGGCGGAGCATCCGGAGTCCCTCGTCGATGTCCCGGCTGCGGTCCTCGACCAGCCCGTCGGTGAACAGGATGAGCCGGCTGCCCTCGGGCAGGGTCAGCTCCCCCGTCTCGAAGGGGTGGCCGCCCACGCCGAGCGGTGGTGACAGAGGCAGGTCGGGGAAGGTGACCCGGCCTTCGGGGCCGACCACGGCGGGGGCGATGTGCCCGGCGCGGGACAGGGTGCAGAGGCCGCCGACCGGGTCGTAGATGGCGTACAGGCAGGTCGCCCCGGTGAGGGGGGCGCGGTCGTCGGCCGTGTCGGCGGTGTGGGTGTCCAGGCGGGCCACCATCTCGTCGAGGTGGCCGAGCAGTTCGTCCGGGGGCAGGTCGAGGGAGGAGAAGTTCAGGACGGCGGTGCGCAGCCGGCCCATGGTGACGGCGGCGTGCATGCCGTGCCCGACGATGTCGCCGACGACCAGGGCCACCCGGAAGCCGGGCAGCGGGATGACGTCGAACCAGTCGCCGCCCACTCCGGACTGGGCGGGCAGATAGCGGGAGGCGATCTCCAGGGCGTCCTGGTCGGGCAGGTCGCGCGGCAGCAGGCTGCGCTGCAGGGTGACGGCCATGGCGTGTTCGCGGGAGTAGCGGCGGGCGTTGTCGATGGCGACGGCCGCCCGGGCGACCAGTTCCTCGGCGACCGCGATGTCCTCCTCCTCGAACCGGGGGGTTCCGGCGCCGCGCCAGAAGTTGACCATGCCGAGGACCACCCCGCGCGCCCGCAGCGGCACCGTGATCAGCGAGTGGATGCCGTAGTCCAGCGCCTGCAGGGCGCCCTCGGGGTCCTGGGCGCGCCAGTCCTGCGCGGTGTGCAGGTCGGGCACCAGGACGGCCTTGCCCCGGTGCAGGGCGGCCACCATCGGGGTGTCGGCCACGACGAACTGGATCAGGTCGCCGACCGGCTGGAGCGGATGGCCGGCCTGCGACTCGCTCAGCGCGGTGCGCCGCATCAGGTTGACGGCGCCGGTGGGCTCCTCGCCGCGCAGCACGGAGTCGAGGAGTTCGACGGTGACGAAATCCGCCATGCGCGGGACGGCGACCTCGGCGAGTTCCTCCGCGGTGCGCCGCACGTCGAGGGTGGTGCCGATGCGGACGCCGGCCTCGTACAGCAGGGTGAGGCGGCCCTGGGCGAGTTCTGCCTGGCCGGTGAGGGCGCGCAGTTCGGTGGTGTCGCGGAAGGTGGCGACGAGGCCCTGGGCCACACCGTAGGGGGCGGTGAGCCGGGTGTTGACGGCCAGCAGCCGGTCGCCGGCCGGGAGGACCTCGTCGGTGGCGGCCACGCCCGAGGCCAGGAGCCGGGTCAGGGCGGGGCCAAGCCCGAGGTCGGTGACCTGCCGCTGGTCGGCGTCGGGGGGCAGGTCGAGGAGGCGGCGGGCCTCGTCGTTGGCGAGGAGCAGGCGGCCGTCGCCGCCGAGGATCAGCACGCCCTCGCGTACGGCGTGCAGGACGGCGTCGTGGTGTTCGTACATCCGGGTCATCTCGGCCGGACCGAGGCCGCGGGTCTGGCGCAGCAGGCGCCGGCTGACCAGGGCGGCGCCGCCGGTGGCGAGGACGAGTACGCCGGCCGCGGAGCCGAGCAGCGCGGGGAGCTGCTGGTTGAGCACGTGCCCGAGGGTGTCGAACTCGATGCCGGCGGTGACGATGCCGATGACGCTGCCGTGGGCGTCCATGACGGGCACCGCGGCGCGCACGGCGTCGGTGGGGGCGCCGTGGAAGGTCTCGGTGTAGGTGTTCCCGTGCTCGGCGGGGCCGACGTCCTGGGCCTTGGTGCCGATCAGTTCGGGGCGGGGGTCGGTGAGCCGGACGCCGTCCTTGTCCAGCACGGTGATGAAGTCGACGCCGGAGCCCTTCCGGGCCGCCTCCGCGTCCGGCTGCAGCCGGGCGGTCGGGTCCGACGAGCGCAGGGCGGCGGCGGTGCCGGGCGCGTGGGCGAAGGCCTCGGCGGCGGCCAGCGAGCGGTTCCTGGCGTTGCGCTCACCGTCGTGGCGGCCCTGGACGACCAGCGCGGCGGCGGCCCCCGCGACGAGCAGCAGCATGAGCAGCGCCTGGAGCAGGAAGACCTGCGCGGCGAGCGTGCGCACGCTCAGGGAGGGCAGGAGGCGGTGTCCGGGGACGCGCCACGGCCTCGGACGACGGGACGGACGGGGCGGGTGCCGTGCGGTGGGCGGCGGCTCCACCCTCGCCCGGAACCAGCGGGAACGTCCGCTCATGTCTACTTTCTAGCATCGGGGCTCCCGGATGGGCGACCGGTGGGCCGGGGCGACACAGTGGGTGAGGAGGGGGGACCCTTGCGAACGGCGCGGTGGTGATCGACGGTAGGTTGGCCGTCATGAGCGAGAACGTCTACTTCGACATCACCATCAACGACCAGCCGGCCGGCCGGATCGTCTTCAGCCTGTTCGACGACGTGGTCCCGAAGACCGCCCGCAACTTCCGTGAGCTGGCCACCGGCCAGAACGGCTTCGGCTACGCCGGTTCGTCCTTCCACCGGATCATCCCCCAGTTCATGCTGCAGGGCGGCGACTTCACCCGGGGCGACGGCACCGGCGGCAAGAGCATCTACGGCGAGAAGTTCGAGGACGAGAACTTCAACCTCAAGCACGACCGGCCCTACCTGCTGAGCATGGCGAACGCCGGCAAGAACACCAACGGCTCGCAGTTCTTCGTCACCACGGTCGTCACCAGCTGGCTCGACGGCAAGCACGTCGTCTTCGGCGAGGTCGTCGAGGGCAAGGAGCTCGTCGACCAGATCGAGGCGCTCGGCAGCGGCAGCGGCGCGCCCAAGGGCAAGGTCACGATCTCCGCGAGCGGCACGGTCTGAGCCGTTTCGCACCGGTGAACCGGACGGAGGGCGGCCCGCGCCGGGCCGCCCTCCGGGGCGTTCCGGGGGCCCTACGGGTGGCCTGATCACCCCGCATGATCGAGTCGAGCGGACGGCCGCCCTCCATACGGGTGTGCGGCGGCGGGTACGGTTCGGCCATGGCAGTTTCTGAAACGGGTGCCGCCCAGGAGGACTTCGGGTCCCCGGCGGCCGTCAAGGCGGTCGCGCGGCGGCTGCTGACCGAGGCCGGCGCGGGCGGGTTGTCGCCGGAAGCCGTCGCCCGCGAGGGCTCACTCCCCGTCGACGACGTGCGGGCCGTCTTCCCGCACCGCGACGACCTGCTGACCGCCCTCGTCATCGACGCCTACGACGCGTCGGGCGCCGCGATGGAGAAGGCCGACGAGACCGCCCGGGAGTCGGGTGCGTCGGCGGGCGCGCGGCTGCTCGCGGTGGCACGGGCCCTGCGGGCGTGGTCGTTCGCCAACCCCGGCGAGTTCACGTTGATCTACGGCTCCCCCGTCCCCGGCTACAACGCGCCCCCGGAGACGGTTCCGCCCGCGTCGCGCACCCCCGCGGTGCTGGCCGGCATCGTGCGCGCGGCGCTGGAGGCCGGCGAGCTCACCCCGCCCCGGCGCGCGGTCCCCGGTCCGCCGCTGCTGCTGCCGGAGGCGGTGCAGCTGTTCGGCGGGGTTCCCGAGGCTCCGTTCTCGGACATCATCGAGCGCGGCATCGTGCTGTGGAGCGGTCTGATCGGGCTCCTGGTGTTCCAGGTCTTCAGCCGTACGCACGACAGCGTCCGCGACGAGTCCGCGTTCTTCGACTACGCCATCGCCGTGGCGGCCGAGAGCATCGGGCTCAAGGTCCCGGGCGACTCCTCCCACTGATCCGTTCGCCGCGTGCGCGGCACCTGCAGGGAATCGGGCCGTGAACACCACTAGAACCCTCTGCTTCGTCATAGCGGCGCTGTCGTCGTACGCCGCGCTGGTCTACCGGCTGTGCCAGGCGCGGCGCAGCCGGCGGGACAGCGCCTACCGCACGCTGGTCGTCACGCTGGTGCTGCAGTGCCTCACCTTCACGATGGGCGCCGTCGCCATGGGCGACGGGAGCTTCCTGGGCGTCGGGAACCTCGCCATCCTGGTGATGCACCTGTCGGCGGTGGCGTTCTGCGTCAGCGCGCAGATCATCCTGCTGCGCTGGGCGAGCGCCGGCGAGGAGGCCGCCCGCCGGACCCGTTACTGGCTGGTCACGGGGGTCGCGCTCACGGTCCTGCTGACCGTGCTGTTCTTCGTGGCGGACGGTCCCGGCCGGCCGGCGTCGGACTTCGACACCGGCAGCGGCCGGCCGCTGGTCCTCACCTACCTCCTGGTCTTCATCGTGTCCCAGGCGGTGCCGTGCGTGACCATCTTCCGGCAGTGCGGCCCCTATGCGCGGATGACCGACAAGGCGCAGCTGCGCCAGGCCCTGCGGCTGCTGTCGGTGGCCGCGGTGATCCTGTTCCTGTACTGCGCGGCGCGGACGGTCAACATCCTGACCGCGGCGGCGGGGCTGGACATCGGGGCGTGGACGGTGGCGCCGTCGGTGTTCAGCGCGGCGGGCATCGTCGCCCTGTCGCTGAGCCTGACCCGGCCGTCCTGGGGTGCTCCTGCGGTCAAGGTGCTGGACTGGGCGGACAGTTACCGCTCGTACCGGGTGCTGTATCCGCTGTGGCGGGATCTGTACGAGTCGTCGCCGGACATCGTCCTGGAGCCACCGGCCGGGGCGGCGGTCTCCGACCTGAACTACCGGCTGCACCGGCGGGTCGTGGAGATCCGCGACGGCTGGCGGGATCTGCGCCCCTACATCGACCGCGCGGTGGCGGCCGCGGAGGAGCGGCCGGGGCCGGGTGCGAGCGCGGAGTCCCGGCAGGCGTTCGCCGAGGCGGCCCGGATCCGGCAGGCGCTGCACGCCAAGCGCACCGGCACGATGCCGGACGACAACATGGACGCCGGCGACTTCGACGACCGGGATACGGACAACTTCACGGCGGAAGTGGCCTGGCTGACCCAAGTCGCGTCCGCCTACAGTAAACTCGGCAGCGCGGGTTGAGAGCTCCCGCCCGGTCTGCATCCCCCGTCAGACCGGGCGGGTTTCCCCCATTTCCACCCCCGGGTTCCCCCGTACTCCCCCCGTGGGTACTCCCCCGTGGTTTCCCCGTTCGGTCGCTCCGGACGAGTGGCTCCCGTCCGGACTGGCTCGACCCATCCCCCGAGGGTCGGGCCAGTCCGACGTCACCGGCATCCAACTCGGCCACCCCCGTGAGCCAAGTTAGCTGTCAGCTATCGGCGAGCACCAACGTTGGCTCAGTCCAGGCCGATTGTCAACTGACCGCTAATCTGGAAAGCTGACGGATAGCCGAGGGCTATGCCGAGGAGGTGACGGGAGGGAGAAACGCGATGTCCGAGACCGAGGACCGGCCTTTGCTGGCGGTGCGGCTGGACGACCTGTTCAGGACGGTGCGCCCCAAGGGCAGGCACTGGACCAACGCCGAGGTGGCGGAGGAGCTGAAGCGGTCCAGCCCGGAACTCAAGGTCGGGGGTGTGTATCTCTCCCAGTTGCGGACGGGCAAGCGCTCCAACCCCTCGCCGGACCTGCTGGCCGCCCTGGCCCGCTTCTTCGGCGTGTCGGTCGCCTACTTCTTCGACGACCAGGTCGCCGAGTCGGTGCTCGGCGAGCTCGCCGCCCTGGAGGCGCTGCGGCAGTCGGGGGTCCGGGCCGTGGCGATGCGGGCGGCCGGGATGAAGAAGGAGAACCTGCAGGCCATCACGGCCATCATGGACCAGTACCGGCAGATGCAGGGGCTGCCGCCGGTCACCGACGCCTCGGAGGCCGAGTGAGGCGCGGCAGGAGGCAGCAGCCGGCCGACCAGGAACGGCACAGCCGGCTCAAGCGCCTGCGGAAGGCGGGCGCGCGCAAGCTCGCCGAGCTGGACCTGCCCAAGGTGACCGACGTGGCCGAGCTGTGCCGCTACCTCGGTGAGGTCCGCGGCCGTCCGATCACGCTGGTGCCCATGCAGATGCCCGCCTCGCACCCGTGCGGCATGTGGGTCGCCGCCCGCGACGAGGACCTGATCTTCTACGACGCCAACACCACCGGCGCGCATCAGGAGCACATCATCTTGCACGAGCTGGGTCACATCATCTGCTGCCATCGCGGGGCGGGCTGGCTGGACGAGGCGACCGCCCGTCTGCTGTTCCCCAACCTCGACCCCGACCTCGTGCGGGACATGCTCCTGCGCGCGACCTACGACGACGTCCAGGAGCAGGAGGCCGAGATCATCGCCTATCTGCTCTCCCAGCGGGTCGGCGGCGCCGAGCCGGGGCACACGGCGCCGTCCGCCGGGGAGCACGGGGAGAGCGGGACGGGCAGGACCGGCGGGACCGGCGGGGACCCCGGCCAGGACGCCCTGCTCAGCCGGATAGAACGCACCCTGATCTGAGGTGCGCGGCTCACCCGCCGGCGGACCTCACCTCCTCGGCCACGACCGACACGGCGCGCCGGATGTCGTCCTCGCGGTGCTCGCCGGTGATGAAGAACCGCAGCCGGGCGAGGCCCTCCTCGACCGCCGGATGGAAGATCGGGTCGGCGACGACACCGCGGGCGAACAGCCGGTCGGCGAGCTGCAGGGTGCGCGCCGAGTCGCCGAGGAGGACCGGCACGATCGGTGTGTGGGCGCTGGTGCCCGTCGCCAGTCCGGCCGCCCGCGCGAGGTCCAGGAACAGCGCCGCGTTACGGGCGAGTGCGCGGACCCGGTGGGGTTCGGCGACGATCAGCTCGGTGGCGGCGAGCGCCGCGGCCGCGTTGGGCGGGGTCAGGCCCACGCTGTAGACGAAGCCGGGCAGGGTGTGGCGCAGCCAGCGCACCATGCGGGCCGAGCCGCCGAGGTAGCCGCCGCAGCTGGCGAACGCCTTGGACAGGGTGCCCATCCACACGTCCACGTCTCTGCGGTCGACGCCGAAGAACTCCCCGACGCCGCGGCCCTGTTCGCCCACCGTGCCGATGCTGTGCGCCTCGTCCACCATGAGCAGGGCGCCGTGGCGCTTCTTCAGCTCGATCACCGCGGGCAGGTCGACGAGGTCGCCGTCCATGCTGTACGCGCCCTCGACGACGATCAGGACGCGGCGGAAGCGGGAGCGGTTGAGCCGCAGCAACTGCTCCAGCCGGTCCAGGTCGTTGTGGGCGAAGGGCCGCCGTGCCGCCCCGGACAGGGTGCAGCCCTGGAGGATGCTGTCGTGGGCGAGCGCGTCGTGGAGGACGAGGTCGCCCTTGCCGACGAGGTGCCCGATGGCGGTGACGTTGGTGGCGTGGCCGCTGACCAGGGCCAGGCAGTCGTCGACGCCGAGGAATTCGGCGAGCGCCCGCTCCAGCCGTACGGTCAGTTCCCGTTCGCCGGACAGGACGCGGCTCGCGGAGACCGAGGTGCCGTAGCGGTCCACGGCCCGGTGGACGGCCTCGTTCACCGCCGGATGGCCGGACAGGCCGAGGTAGTTGTAGCTGCCGAACGACAGGTAGGCGCGGCCGTCGATCACGGTCGTGTCGCGGATGTTGCCTTGGTGCACCCGGAAATACGGGGTGCCGGCACCGCCCGCGGCGACGGCTGCCAGGCGTTCCTCGAACTGGCGGACCTCGGGGAACTCGTCGATGCGCGCGGTCCCGGAGTCCGGTCTCTGCGGGGGCGTCGGGCCGGGCAGGGCGTCGAGGGAGGCGGCCGGCCCGGTCAGGTGCGGGGCGACGAGTGCGATCAGCCGTTCGACGGTGAGGGCGGGCGTGAACAGCTCGTCGGTGCGGAACCCCGGCGCCCGCTTGGCGATGTTGACCTCCAGCTCCTGCAGCATCAGCGAGTCGAAGCCGAGATCGTGCACCAGGGTCATCCGCTCGCTCAGGTCGGAGACGGGGAAGACACCGGCGCGGGACACCTCTTCCAGGACGACGGCCGCGGACGCCGTGGCCGTCCGCACGGGAGGGGCGGCCGGCGTGGTGCGGGCAACCTCCGGGGAGACGGCCATGCCGGCGGCCACCGGGGTCGACCGGGAGTACGCGGCTTCCGGACGCGCGGGCGCGACGGCGGCCACCGTGGTGGAGCTGTCCGACGGCAGGCGTTGTGCCGGCACGTGCACAGGTTCCCGTTCCGAGGGGGCCTCGGCGGT
Coding sequences within it:
- a CDS encoding TetR-like C-terminal domain-containing protein — translated: MAVSETGAAQEDFGSPAAVKAVARRLLTEAGAGGLSPEAVAREGSLPVDDVRAVFPHRDDLLTALVIDAYDASGAAMEKADETARESGASAGARLLAVARALRAWSFANPGEFTLIYGSPVPGYNAPPETVPPASRTPAVLAGIVRAALEAGELTPPRRAVPGPPLLLPEAVQLFGGVPEAPFSDIIERGIVLWSGLIGLLVFQVFSRTHDSVRDESAFFDYAIAVAAESIGLKVPGDSSH
- a CDS encoding peptidylprolyl isomerase, which produces MSENVYFDITINDQPAGRIVFSLFDDVVPKTARNFRELATGQNGFGYAGSSFHRIIPQFMLQGGDFTRGDGTGGKSIYGEKFEDENFNLKHDRPYLLSMANAGKNTNGSQFFVTTVVTSWLDGKHVVFGEVVEGKELVDQIEALGSGSGAPKGKVTISASGTV
- a CDS encoding transferase produces the protein MTGDDRTEPRAHCLAGPDGHIAFTLTPPVPDPRPQLLLRRRTGTGSPDTDRRLLTLETGAEGETRAVLDPLPPLAEGRWDLYLLRAPDAEPERLRPGPRDLRALVDGHLRDRTAPVAARIPYPTKDGYLALRTWLRTAHAEAGRIEVGDRSTTVHARLHGTRLADGAVVRLCPRGSGGDREQTAPVHAGADGRDFRFTVDHRALAAGTTAGGGFWDVFVHPAPDAPPVRVARLLDDVEHRKGSFVYPAARTDGTDVRAYYTVDNDLSFQVGAAG
- a CDS encoding DUF6215 domain-containing protein, coding for MPGENSEVGGMVEGETPAAEKQPRPEKQPRPGVQAVVAVVAMAGLMGGLWGLGKVLPGQSGEQGPAACSHSDEHLPARYVSGAKLCAALNRPDLPALLGTPAEQAETAQGTGNWITMADGEKIPDPEAEVSLTTYAVQLSASYDGLPVGRTARLLSADARSTTVLGHPAALYSSRTVQFTFRFDGGKSRADPGGVARCLLVARDVKEGGGSFEIVVWRQDDVLPDDAALLRVARKVLPTVPGWSGG
- a CDS encoding helix-turn-helix transcriptional regulator — encoded protein: MSETEDRPLLAVRLDDLFRTVRPKGRHWTNAEVAEELKRSSPELKVGGVYLSQLRTGKRSNPSPDLLAALARFFGVSVAYFFDDQVAESVLGELAALEALRQSGVRAVAMRAAGMKKENLQAITAIMDQYRQMQGLPPVTDASEAE
- a CDS encoding MAB_1171c family putative transporter, which translates into the protein MNTTRTLCFVIAALSSYAALVYRLCQARRSRRDSAYRTLVVTLVLQCLTFTMGAVAMGDGSFLGVGNLAILVMHLSAVAFCVSAQIILLRWASAGEEAARRTRYWLVTGVALTVLLTVLFFVADGPGRPASDFDTGSGRPLVLTYLLVFIVSQAVPCVTIFRQCGPYARMTDKAQLRQALRLLSVAAVILFLYCAARTVNILTAAAGLDIGAWTVAPSVFSAAGIVALSLSLTRPSWGAPAVKVLDWADSYRSYRVLYPLWRDLYESSPDIVLEPPAGAAVSDLNYRLHRRVVEIRDGWRDLRPYIDRAVAAAEERPGPGASAESRQAFAEAARIRQALHAKRTGTMPDDNMDAGDFDDRDTDNFTAEVAWLTQVASAYSKLGSAG
- a CDS encoding toxin, translating into MRRGRRQQPADQERHSRLKRLRKAGARKLAELDLPKVTDVAELCRYLGEVRGRPITLVPMQMPASHPCGMWVAARDEDLIFYDANTTGAHQEHIILHELGHIICCHRGAGWLDEATARLLFPNLDPDLVRDMLLRATYDDVQEQEAEIIAYLLSQRVGGAEPGHTAPSAGEHGESGTGRTGGTGGDPGQDALLSRIERTLI
- a CDS encoding glycosyltransferase family 4 protein, producing the protein MKISFLIHNVCGIGGTITTTFNLAQALADRHDVEIVSVLRSRDQPALTPDPRIALRFLVDQRHEKDDALYREPARVFPAAEYRYREYSRLTDQRIAAYLETTDADAVVGTRPGLNVHLALQAPDRVARIGQEHLTLERHSPRLRTALRPAYRRLDVLTTVTEADARAYRRMMSLPRVRVEALPNSVPDPELPPADGRAKLIVAAGRLVPVKRYDLLIHAFAPVAAAHPDWSLRIYGTGPQRDALRALIERLGLSNNAFLMGAATPMEAEWVKASIAASAASFEPFGMTIVEAMRCGLPVVSTDCPHGPAEIIADGTDGRLVPTGDRDAFTAALLELVRDDERRRTMGRAALENAARFAPGTVVEQAEHLLAEAVAARAAGRRTPRPPGGRTRALLGHGFAARDLALTAAARARRTLRKDHR
- a CDS encoding SpoIIE family protein phosphatase, whose amino-acid sequence is MLLLVAGAAAALVVQGRHDGERNARNRSLAAAEAFAHAPGTAAALRSSDPTARLQPDAEAARKGSGVDFITVLDKDGVRLTDPRPELIGTKAQDVGPAEHGNTYTETFHGAPTDAVRAAVPVMDAHGSVIGIVTAGIEFDTLGHVLNQQLPALLGSAAGVLVLATGGAALVSRRLLRQTRGLGPAEMTRMYEHHDAVLHAVREGVLILGGDGRLLLANDEARRLLDLPPDADQRQVTDLGLGPALTRLLASGVAATDEVLPAGDRLLAVNTRLTAPYGVAQGLVATFRDTTELRALTGQAELAQGRLTLLYEAGVRIGTTLDVRRTAEELAEVAVPRMADFVTVELLDSVLRGEEPTGAVNLMRRTALSESQAGHPLQPVGDLIQFVVADTPMVAALHRGKAVLVPDLHTAQDWRAQDPEGALQALDYGIHSLITVPLRARGVVLGMVNFWRGAGTPRFEEEDIAVAEELVARAAVAIDNARRYSREHAMAVTLQRSLLPRDLPDQDALEIASRYLPAQSGVGGDWFDVIPLPGFRVALVVGDIVGHGMHAAVTMGRLRTAVLNFSSLDLPPDELLGHLDEMVARLDTHTADTADDRAPLTGATCLYAIYDPVGGLCTLSRAGHIAPAVVGPEGRVTFPDLPLSPPLGVGGHPFETGELTLPEGSRLILFTDGLVEDRSRDIDEGLRMLRRAAAEADPSPEETCRVLVERMLPGHPSDDVALLVARTRLLDPAKVATWDVPSDVTAVSRVRTDVSRRLAEWGLEEPAFTTELILSELLTNAIRYGAPPVRVRLLLGRTLICEVSDGSNTSPRLRRAATTDEGGRGLFLVSQFAARWGTRYTARGKVIWAEQNLGEAAPEPDPTALFDELAW